Genomic DNA from Bryobacter aggregatus MPL3:
CGGAAAGGGATATCGCTCTGACCGAGAAGGCGCTGTCTTTGCTGGACTCTGGGTCGCAGATGGCCAAGTCGATACGGGCTAGCTTGCAATTGACGAAGTCGATGAAGTCGCGCGATCGCTCGAAGCTGAGTTCGCCTTATACGGCGTATTCGATTGAAGCTTCTTTGATCCGGGAGCCGAATTCGCAGCAGACCGGGCAATTGGTGCGGGTTCGGATCAATCGAAGCAAGACGCTGAGTTTGTTACTCGACACGGGAGCGAGCGGATTTTTGATTCGCAAGAAGTCTGCGCTCAAGGCGGGTCTCGAACAGGAGGGATAAGTGAGCAAAGGCATCGGTACGGATCCGGCGGCGGAGAGTCATGAGCTTCTTGCGGAGCATTTGGCGATTGGCAAGTTGGAGTATCAGAATGTGCGGATGCGGATTGTGGACCGGACGGTTCGTGTTGGCGCTGATGGGTTGATTGGCGCCGATGTCTTTCTGGAACCGCATCCGGGATTGGATGCTCCTCCCGAATGCTTCTGTGACTATGATGCTCCGCTCAGTGCCCCAGCGGGATGGACCCGGGCAATTCGCAGCGGCAATCACCTCTTTACGATGGCGCGGGTGAACGACCAACATTCGGCGATGGTTCTCATTGATAGCGGCGCGACGCTGGACCTGCTGTCCAAGCGTTTCGTGAAGGGCGCGAAGATCGGGACCAGTGCTTCGAACATCGTCCTGCAAGGCGTGCAAGGGAAGGTGGCGGACACGGAACTGGCGCGGGAAGTGGCGCTGCTCTTTGCCGGGTTGAAGTATCCGGTGGGAGACATGGTGAGCTTTGACATGGATCGGCTGTGCAGTAGCATGGGCGTCGAAATCTCAGGAGTTCTGGGGATGCCGCTGCTCCTACAACTGACGCTCACCATCGACTACCGGAATGGTTTTATGCGCTTTGCGCACGAGAAGAATTAGCGGATGAACTGCTGGATGTAGTCTTCGCCAAGCCCGCAGGCAATGTAGTGCTTACGGCACATCTCGATTTTCGTGAAGACGTCCTCATAGGCAGTAACTTTGCCTTCCGCGTCGACATAGATCATGGCTCCCGTGATGTGAAACAGGGTGATCATCTGTGGGACATCGGCTGGAACGACGAGAGTGTGCGTTTCGCCGGGTGGCTCAAAGACATAGCTGCCCTGGGTGGCGACCCAGTCATGTTCGAGGTAGTGCCATTTGCCTTCGACCACATAGCCGTGGACGGGGGCAGGGTGGCGGTGGCGGCTGAGGATCCCGGACTTGCGGACCCGCAGCAGGTTGACCCAATAGCCTTGCCGGGTGGACAGACAGAGAGGGCGGAACCAGACGTTTTCCGCTTGCGGCACCCAAACGCGTTCGTCTTCGGGAATGATGCTGGGGATGACGATGTCTTTCGCCATTTCGAGTGGTGGGGTCATCGTGCTCACGCTATCAGATAGCCGCCGTCTACGGGAAGGATTGCGCCGGTAATAAAAGCAGCGGCCGGGCTAGCGAGGAAGAGTGCCGGGCCTGCAACGTCTTCGGGCTTACCCCAACGGCCCATCGGGGTGCGCCGGGTGAGGGCGTCGCGCTTGGCGTCATCCTCGGTGAGGGGCTTGGTGAGTGGGGTTTCGATCCAGCCGGGGGCGAGCGCGTTGACGCGGATCTGGTCTGGAGCCCAGGCAATGGCGAGGCTTTTGGTGAGTTGCGCGACGCCGCCTTTGCTCGCCGAA
This window encodes:
- a CDS encoding 2,4'-dihydroxyacetophenone dioxygenase family protein; protein product: MTPPLEMAKDIVIPSIIPEDERVWVPQAENVWFRPLCLSTRQGYWVNLLRVRKSGILSRHRHPAPVHGYVVEGKWHYLEHDWVATQGSYVFEPPGETHTLVVPADVPQMITLFHITGAMIYVDAEGKVTAYEDVFTKIEMCRKHYIACGLGEDYIQQFIR
- a CDS encoding aspartyl protease family protein codes for the protein MSKGIGTDPAAESHELLAEHLAIGKLEYQNVRMRIVDRTVRVGADGLIGADVFLEPHPGLDAPPECFCDYDAPLSAPAGWTRAIRSGNHLFTMARVNDQHSAMVLIDSGATLDLLSKRFVKGAKIGTSASNIVLQGVQGKVADTELAREVALLFAGLKYPVGDMVSFDMDRLCSSMGVEISGVLGMPLLLQLTLTIDYRNGFMRFAHEKN